A window from Temnothorax longispinosus isolate EJ_2023e chromosome 1, Tlon_JGU_v1, whole genome shotgun sequence encodes these proteins:
- the LOC139812581 gene encoding probable G-protein coupled receptor CG31760 isoform X5, with translation MGESWLSVLLAATLTTMTMMAVTTKADSSSTPSLSTTARDDIVDSKRAAIEEALDVIEAASTGSLGEVCVSTAGFKSLPAGVVLDPRRYDTARQKADMTAMVLRNLGAAEAMRRDALLDALTKSLLVSVDDAVEARVIALNASTGTVITAVWLKRSPGSVGEPSEVESHAVQPGSQPDPSLPWFENAGGSAELRSPKFMQSPPIESYRGWWTIPYFSCKTRRWLISYSVNVKPPDVRPGVREFISMDIDISGLEVNQCEAPAQNRDKANDGLEASSSNQIAFFRGTHKCHADTTQCVYQGPGSRVNENGVGAGWAKGAYVCKCRQGFYSVSHHRLGDFHGILVEAAWKEMRENKSDSYERVFLCLRCAPGCARCKGPEPCLATYNWPFRISLLAVSIFCALGTIILVAYMYQHRKLKVFKVASPIFLSITLLGCALMYLEMAAIFPVLDMYSCIATKWTRHMGFCVSYTALLMKTWRVSLTYRVKSAHKVKLTDKQLLQWMVPILLVMLIYLGTWTVSSPPYAEVITDNHDLKFYQCSYNWWDHSLAIGEILFLAWGIKVCYNVRNAESLFNEARLISYAIYNIAAVNITMIAIHLFIFPRAGPDIKYLLGFLRTQLSTSVTVFLVFGPKVIRVLRGQGDQWDSRARARGVTASFSLNGIGLVPEETTDLFQENEELKEEIQKLAARIEFMKIVHMEMHNRHIKPKMGGYFSTHGHGHGHPSASQSPIAKSSTASFILKQTAVERGATAAAAAAVEDSTFPSGSLHRARRSEMLRERKAEREREREKERNKDKEQKERPRSSAEKV, from the exons ATGGGCGAGTCCTGGCTCTCGGTCCTACTCGCTGCCACGCTGACAACGATGACGATGATGGCGGTGACGACGAAGGCCGACTCATCCTCGACGCCGTCTCTGTCGACGACCGCTCGTGACGACATCGTCGACTCCAAACGG GCGGCCATCGAGGAAGCCCTGGACGTGATAGAGGCGGCATCGACGGGTTCCTTGGGCGAAGTTTGCGTCAGCACGGCGGGTTTTAAATCTCTTCCGGCTGGCGTCGTCCTGGACCCGAGGCGTTACGACACGGCGCGTCAGAAGGCCGACATGACCGCTATGGTGCTACGGAATCTCGGGGCTGCTGAGGCGATGCGACGTGACG CTCTTTTAGACGCCCTGACCAAGTCCCTGCTCGTGTCGGTGGACGACGCGGTGGAGGCGAGGGTGATCGCGCTCAACGCGTCCACCGGCACGGTGATCACCGCGGTGTGGCTGAAACGCAGCCCCGGGAGCGTCGGCGAGCCCTCCGAGGTCGAGAGCCACGCGGTCCAGCCCGGATCGCAGCCGGATCCCAGCCTGCCGTGGTTCGAGAACGCAGGCGGCAGCGCCGAATTAAG GTCACCGAAATTCATGCAGTCACCGCCGATTGAATCCTACAGGGGTTGGTGGACCATCCCGTACTTCTCCTGCAAAACTCGCCGCTGGCTCATTTCGTATAGCGTCAACGTGAAGCCGCCGGATGTCCGACCCGG GGTGCGGGAGTTTATCAGTATGGATATCGATATAAGCGGGCTGGAGGTGAACCAGTGCGAGGCCCCGGCGCAAAACCGTGACAAAGCAAACGACGGACTCGAGGCATCCTCGAGCAATCAGATAGCCTTTTTTAGGGGCACCCACAAGTGTCACGCCGATACCACGCAA TGCGTGTATCAGGGGCCCGGCAGCCGAGTGAATGAAAACGGGGTGGGCGCTGGTTGGGCGAAAGGCGCGTACGTGTGTAAGTGTCGGCAAGGCTTTTACAGCGTCAGCCATCATCGGTTGGGTGATTTCCACGGAATTCTCGTGGAAG CCGCGTGGAAGGAAATGAGGGAGAACAAAAGTGACTCCTACGAGAGGGTATTTCTATGTCTGCGCTGCGCCCCGGGCTGCGCCAGGTGCAAAGGCCCCGAGCCTTGCTTGGCGACGTACAACTGGCCGTTTAG AATCTCGCTGCTAGCTGTTTCAATTTTCTGCGCGTTGGGCACCATCATCCTGGTGGCGTACATGTATCAGCATCGTAAACTAAAGGTATTCAAGGTCGCTTCCCCGATATTTCTGTCTATCACGCTTCTGGGCTGCGCCTTGATGTATCTCGAG ATGGCCGCTATATTCCCGGTCCTCGATATGTATTCATGCATCGCCACAAAGTGGACGAGGCACATGGGATTCTGCGTCTCGTATACGGCGTTGCTGATGAAAACCTGGCG GGTTTCGCTTACATACCGGGTGAAAAGCGCCCACAAAGTTAAGCTGACGGACAAACAGCTGCTACAATGGATGGTGCCCATCCTGCTGGTGATGCTGATCTATCTCGGCACGTGGACCGTCAGCTCGCCGCCTTACGCTGAGGTAATCACGGATAATCACGACTTGAAGTTCTACCAGTGTTCTTACAACTGGTGGGATCACAGCTTGGCTATCG GTGaaattctctttctcgccTGGGGCATAAAGGTATGTTACAACGTGCGAAACGCGGAGAGTCTGTTTAACGAGGCCCGTTTGATAAGTTACGCCATTTACAATATAGCCGCGGTGAATATAACCATGATAGCCATTCA CCTCTTCATATTTCCTCGTGCCGGGCCGGATATCAAATACCTGTTAGGCTTCCTGCGGACTCAGCTCTCGACGTCCGTTACGGTCTTCCTCGTATTCGGCCCTAAA GTAATCAGAGTATTGCGAGGCCAGGGGGATCAGTGGGACAGTCGAGCGAGAGCACGCGGCGTCACCGCGAGCTTCTCTCTGAACGGAATTGGTTTGGTGCCGGAGGAGACGACGGATTTATTTCAGGAAAACGAAGAGCTTAAG GAGGAGATTCAGAAGTTGGCCGCGCGAATCGAATTCATGAAGATAGTGCACATGGAGATGCACAACCGACACATCAAGCCGAAGATGGGCGGTTACTTCAGCACGCACGGTCACGGTCACGGGCATCCATCCGCCAGCCAGAGTCCCATCGCCAAGAGCTCGACGGCCAGCTTTATTCTCAAA CAGACGGCCGTGGAGCGAGGTGCAACGGcagccgcggccgcggccgtcgAGGACTCGACCTTTCCGTCCGGAAGTCTCCACAGAGCGCGAAGGTCGGAGATGCTGAGGGAGAGGAAGgcggagagggagagggagcgCGAAAAGGAGCGGAACAAGGATAAAGAACAGAAGGAGAGGCCGCGATCGAGTGCCGAGAAGGTTTGA